Proteins co-encoded in one Setaria viridis chromosome 9, Setaria_viridis_v4.0, whole genome shotgun sequence genomic window:
- the LOC117835282 gene encoding disease resistance protein RGA2: MEQASQCYQLTMLDHELGSVKSSSKAAQQPIYVHLPTFNLKMLSKLWRPFRRAYVHARRPATGDFSFSLFFFPEQLPFLHFLHKTISSTDLPPPEHSRQRTHHATTPMAPPQPAGTMLSLPSTVGWSASGFVAAVLARLIRKGLELLSELDEAAAGHLRRLEGLLPSVWRVLDAADAGAVDLGGRALQDLLDAAYAADDALDDVEPAAPGVARDGAGAEEARLAAAATAVARKPRSPLRFLLCFSPPRNAVAAAGGSGGHGKSSKSKISGVDLHGLRQALETMAQAAYRCASMYEHAAPQRNYATVVSGQTEETEQDDIFGREAEVEQILQDVRFGEDPHYRLGIGVLPVAGHAGIGKTALVRFIFHHEVARAEFAVRMWVHVSGAFRLRRQLMDQMVHAVAGHDRDAGDARELLHKELTGKRFLLVLDGITDVVEDQRGDLMELLKPAARRSLIIVTTQSETVATAIGTMPVLTLGPLGSDDYWKMFKHFAFGSTEDTEECTLLGDDWDDVEEDEEELSPMEQIASELAKKMAGLPLPAQAIGRALYFRRDDEDHWRNVLEDKLWESQDVCGISPALWLSYRHLDPRLKQCFAYCAVFSDDYVFRKEELVNMWVSQGLIYSDREAMRLEDIGGELFDELVHRCFFQPIGSNRYVVHSWMQELARAVATSRIFTITESSGDVPRDVRHLTIRTSNLSKLKKDLELQVSPSPDHHFLYRVRTILFHADFSESDDFLDVLAHIFSMTKSMRVLGLSCANITYLPPEIGRLQHLRYLNLSGNKIIDIPETVCQLYHLQVLDVRSNSPRLQPPNGITSLIHLRHLYASEVFLSSTGDMKSLSNLQQLDVFCVGGSMHIDTLRQMTQLRGKLRIRDLRQVDVSEVSKGMLKGMQYLSALQFSWSSCDGQTKEISKDEELLECLQPHDNLRSLEIMGYRGVRYPSWMTKTSGSLSNVTSMYLIDCMNCKTLPPLHVLPSLEVLEIRRMPSITKVSAIPQRSDQESFLKLKRLIFEGALHCTEWLTGNSKSRSMAFPCLCELEIRSCPKLTTFPDLPLSLTIMIIENVGLEMLPRIIDKQPSTEEALEATSKHGRWTSGLTTLRVHQCHRLRSLATSLLQQQHLLKSLEFLSIKNCDNVICDIPDGFKDLTALRDISLYDCPKMLVDKFHTSVRTMEISECFVVQGGWVDEDPILFSVWNLRITGCSHVRSDEVSKIEQLDWLSSLLNVYNLHLENTLILRLSMFDQLPSLEILEIDGCDTFFADSFDFTWLERLQVLSIRNCREMSRLPENLCTLPVLEELCVENCPAIEALPENGLPPSLKRLSICNCGSRLIERCRDDELDRPKIAIIGVVYIDGQCIGPK; this comes from the coding sequence ATGGAACAGGCCAGCCAATGCTACCAACTTACCATGCTGGATCATGAACTTGGCAGTGTAAAATCATCCTCCAAGGCAGCCCAACAACCCATTTATGTGCACCTCCCAACTTTCAACTTGAAGATGTTGTCCAAACTCTGGCGGCCCTTTCGCCGCGCGTACGTGCACGCACGTCGTCCGGCCACCGGCGACTTTtctttctctctgtttttttttccagaacaGCTGCCTTTCCTCCATTTCTTACACAAAACCATTTCTTCCACCGATCTTCCACCACCCGAGCACTCCCGCCAAAGAACACATCACGCAACCaccccaatggcgccgccgcagcccgccgGGACGATGCTATCGCTGCCGTCCACGGTGGGATGGTCGGCGTCCGgcttcgtcgccgccgtgctcgcCCGCCTCATCCGCAAGGGCCTCGAGCTGCTGTCCGAGctcgacgaggccgccgcgggacacCTGCGCCGCCTCGAGGGCCTCCTCCCGTCCGTGTGGCGCGTGCtggacgccgccgacgccggcgccgtcgacCTCGGCGGGCGAGCCCTGCAGGACCTGCTCGACGCCGCCTACGCCGCGGACGACGCCCTCGACGACGTCGAGCCCGCCGCCCCGGGCGTGGCGAGGGACGGCGCGGGCGCCGAGGAGGcgcgcctggccgccgccgccacggccgtggCGCGGAAGCCGCGCAGCCCGCTCAGGTTCTTGCTCTGCTTCAGCCCGCCGAGAAATGCCGTTGCCgcagccggcggcagcggcggccatggcAAAAGCTCCAAGTCCAAGATCAGCGGCGTCGATCTGCACGGGCTACGACAAGCGCTCGAGACCATGGCGCAAGCGGCGTACAGGTGCGCGTCCATGTACGAGCACGCCGCGCCGCAGAGGAACTACGCCACCGTCGTGTCGGGGCAGACGGAGGAAACCGAACAGGATGACATCTTCGGGAGAGAAGCCGAGGTGGAGCAGATCTTGCAGGATGTGAGGTTCGGCGAGGATCCGCACTACCGCCTAGGCATCGGCGTCCTTCCTGTCGCCGGTCACGCCGGCATCGGCAAGACGGCGCTCGTGCGGTTCATCTTCCACCACGAGGTCGCCAGGGCCGAGTTCGCCGTGCGGATGTGGGTGCACGTCTCTGGCGCGTTCCGGCTAAGGAGGCAGCTCATGGATCAGATGGTCCACGCGGTTGCCGGCCATGATCGTGACGCCGGTGACGCCAGGGAGCTTCTGCACAAGGAGCTGACAGGCAAGAGGTTCCTGCTTGTGCTTGATGGCATCACCGACGTCGTCGAAGACCAGCGGGGGGATCTAATGGAGCTGCTGAAACCGGCGGCTAGGAGGAGCTTGATCATTGTGACAACTCAGTCTGAGACTGTTGCGACAGCAATCGGCACCATGCCGGTGTTAACCCTGGGCCCTCTAGGATCCGATGATTACTGGAAGATGTTCAAGCATTTCGCATTTGGCAGCACAGAGGATACCGAAGAATGCACTCTGTTGGGGGACGACTGGGATGAcgtcgaggaggatgaggaggagttGTCACCAATGGAGCAAATTGCTTCAGAATTAGCGAAGAAGATGGCTGGCCTGCCGTTACCAGCACAGGCGATCGGGCGGGCGCTGTACTTCCGGAGGGACGATGAGGATCACTGGAGAAACGTGCTGGAAGAcaagctgtgggagagccaagATGTCTGCGGGATCTCACCGGCATTGTGGCTGAGCTATCGCCATCTCGATCCCCGCCTCAAGCAGTGTTTTGCATATTGTGCAGTCTTCTCAGATGACTATGTGTTCAGAAAGGAAGAATTGGTGAACATGTGGGTGTCACAGGGACTGATATACTCTGATCGTGAGGCCATGAGGCTGGAGGACATCGGCGGTGAGCTCTTTGATGAACTGGTTCATAGGTGCTTCTTTCAGCCAATTGGAAGTAACAGGTATGTCGTCCACAGTTGGATGCAAGAGCTTGCACGAGCAGTTGCAACAAGCCGAATCTTCACCATCACTGAAAGCTCAGGAGATGTCCCACGGGATGTTCGTCACCTGACGATCAGGACAAGTAACCTGTCCAAGCTGAAGAAGGATTTGGAGTTGCAGGTTTCGCCTTCCCCTGATCATCATTTCCTGTACCGAGTTCGCACAATTCTGTTCCACGCAGATTTCAGTGAATCGGATGATTTTCTGGATGTTTTGGCTCACATCTTCTCCATGACCAAGAGCATGAGAGTCCTTGGCCTGTCATGCGCAAACATAACATATTTGCCTCCAGAGATCGGCCGACTCCAACACCTCCGTTATCTCAACTTGTCAGGAAACAAAATAATTGACATTCCAGAGACAGTATGCCAGCTTTACCACCTCCAAGTGCTGGATGTCCGCAGCAATTCTCCTCGTTTGCAACCTCCCAATGGCATTACAAGTTTGATTCACCTGAGGCATTTGTATGCAAGTGAGGTGTTCCTTTCAAGCACAGGTGACATGAAGAGTCTCTCGAATTTGCAGCAGTTGGATGTATTCTGTGTTGGTGGTAGCATGCACATCGACACCTTGCGACAAATGACTCAACTGCGAGGCAAACTTCGCATCAGGGATCTCCGTCAGGTTGATGTTAGTGAGGTCAGCAAGGGCATGCTGAAGGGAATGCAGTACCTGAGTGCACTGCAGTTTTCATGGAGTAGCTGTGATGGCCAAACCAAAGAGATCTCAAAGGATGAAGAGTTGCTTGAGTGCTTGCAACCACATGACAACCTAAGGAGTCTGGAAATTATGGGGTATCGAGGCGTCAGATACCCATCTTGGATGACGAAGACCTCTGGTTCCTTGTCGAATGTGACATCGATGTACTTAATTGACTGCATGAACTGTAAGACCCTGCCTCCTCTGCATGTACTGCCAAGCCTTGAGGTCCTGGAGATCAGAAGGATGCCTTCTATCACCAAAGTGAGTGCTATCCCTCAACGATCAGACCAAGAATCGTTTCTGAAGCTCAAGAGACTCATCTTTGAAGGCGCGCTGCATTGCACAGAATGGTTGACAGGCAACTCAAAATCAAGAAGTATGGCATTTCCATGTCTTTGTGAGCTCGAGATAAGGAGCTGCCCAAAGCTGACAACCTTTCCTGACCTTCCCCTTTCACTCACTATCATGATCATCGAGAATGTTGGTCTCGAGATGCTGCCAAGGATTATTGACAAGCAACCATCAACAGAAGAAGCCTTGGAGGCAACATCAAAACATGGCAGATGGACATCAGGGCTCACCACATTACGAGTTCATCAGTGTCACAGGCTGAGGTCACTAGCAACCAGCCTGCTTCAGCAGCAGCACCTCCTGAAGTCCCTTGAGTTTCTTTCAATCAAGAACTGTGACAATGTCATCTGTGACATCCCTGATGGGTTCAAAGATCTTACTGCGTTGAGGGATATCTCCCTGTATGACTGCCCCAAGATGCTCGTCGACAAGTTCCACACGTCGGTGCGAACAATGGAGATCAGTGAATGCTTCGTTGTGCAGGGTGGATGGGTGGACGAGGATCCGATCCTCTTCTCGGTTTGGAACCTGAGAATAACAGGGTGCTCTCATGTAAGAAGTGATGAGGTCAGCAAAATAGAGCAGTTGGATTGGTTGAGCTCCCTGCTCAATGTGTACAACCTTCACCTGGAGAACACACTGATCCTAAGATTAAGCATGTTTGATCAGCTTCCTTCTCTTGAGATCCTAGAGATCGATGGATGTGACACATTCTTTGCTGATTCATTTGACTTTACATGGCTTGAGAGGCTGCAGGTCCTCAGCATTAGGAACTGTAGGGAAATGTCGAGGCTACCAGAGAACTTATGCACGCTTCCTGTGTTGGAAGAACTGTGCGTGGAGAACTGTCCGGCTATTGAAGCATTGCCAGAGAACGGCCTGCCACCATCTCTAAAAAGACTTTCAATCTGCAACTGTGGTTCGCGGCTGATTGAGAGGTGTCGTGACGATGAACTTGACAGGccaaagattgcaatcatcggTGTAGTTTACATTGATGGACAATGCATTGGACCAAAATAA
- the LOC117839585 gene encoding protein DETOXIFICATION 40, whose protein sequence is MAGGGGDEHGGGSGGRLESILTDASSPWTRRAWAAGGIELRLLARLAAPAVVMYMINYLMSMSTQIFSGHLGNLELAAASLGNTGIQMFAYGLMLGMGSAVETLCGQAYGAQKYEMLGIYLQRSAVLLCGTGIPLAIIYAFSEPILVLLGQSPEIARAASIFVYGLIPQIFAYAINFPIQKFMQAQSIVLPSAYISTGTLLLHVLLSWVVVYKAGLGLLGASLALSMSWWVIVAAQFAYIVMSPKCRHTWTGFSFQAFSGLWDFLKLSAASALMLCLETWYFQVLVLIAGLLPNPELALDALSVCMTISGWVFMISVGFNAAASVRVSNELGAGNPKSAYFSVWVVTAVSTLITIILSIVILCLRNYVSYLFTEGEVVSNAVADLCPLLAITIILNGIQPVLSGVAVGCGWQQFVAYVNIGCYYVVGVPLGALLGFVFKLGVKGIWGGMIGGTVMQTAILLWVTLRTDWSKEVEEAQKRLNKWEDKKTEPLLAGVSNGN, encoded by the exons atggccggcggaggcggggacgagCACGGCGGTGGGTCGGGGGGCCGGCTGGAGAGCATCCTGACGGACGCGTCGTCGCCGTGGACGCGTCGcgcgtgggcggcgggcggcatcgagctgcggctgctggcgcggctcgcggcgccggcggtggtcaTGTACATGATCAACTACCTCATGTCCATGTCCACGCAGATCTTCTCCGGCCACCTCGGCAAcctcgagctcgccgccgcctcgctggGGAACACGGGCATCCAGATGTTCGCCTACGGCCTCATG CTGGGCATGGGCAGTGCGGTGGAAACACTCTGCGGCCAGGCCTACGGCGCCCAGAAGTACGAGATGCTGGGCATCTACCTGCAACGCTCCGCCGTGCTCCTGTGCGGCACGGGAATCCCCCTAGCCATCATCTACGCCTTCTCCGAGCCGATCCTGGTGCTCCTGGGACAGTCACCGGAGATCGCCCGCGCCGCGTCCATCTTCGTCTACGGCCTGATCCCGCAGATCTTCGCCTACGCCATCAACTTCCCCATCCAGAAGTTCATGCAGGCGCAGAGCATCGTGCTCCCGAGCGCCTACATCTCCACCGGCACGCTCCTGCTGCACGTGCTGCTGAGCTGGGTCGTCGTCTACAAGGCCGGCCTGGGGCTGCTGGGAGCCTCCCTGGCGCTCAGCATGAGCTGGTGGGTCATCGTCGCCGCGCAGTTCGCGTACATCGTGATGAGCCCCAAGTGCCGGCACACCTGGACTGGGTTCAGCTTCCAGGCGTTCTCGGGCCTGTGGGACTTCCTCAAGCTCTCGGCCGCGTCTGCATTGATGCTCTGCCTCGAGACCTGGTACTTCCAGGTCTTGGTGCTCATTGCTGGGTTGCTCCCGAACCCTGAGCTCGCCTTGGATGCGCTCTCCGTATG CATGACTATTTCAGGGTGGGTGTTTATGATTTCAGTAGGATTCAACGCCGCTGCGAG TGTCAGAGTGAGCAATGAGCTTGGTGCCGGCAACCCAAAATCTGCATATTTTTCAGTGTGGGTCGTGACTGCGGTCTCTACACTAATCACCATCATCCTTAGCATTGTGATCCTCTGCCTGCGCAACTACGTCAGCTACTTGTTCACGGAGGGTGAGGTGGTCTCAAACGCCGTGGCAGACCTCTGCCCGCTGCTTGCCATCACGATCATCCTCAATGGAATCCAGCCTGTTCTGTCAG GTGTCGCTGTTGGGTGTGGATGGCAACAATTCGTAGCCTACGTGAACATCGGCTGTTACTACGTAGTTGGTGTTCCCCTTGGCGCCCTTCTCGGGTTTGTCTTCAAGCTTGGTGTAAAG GGTATTTGGGGTGGTATGATTGGAGGAACTGTCATGCAGACGGCCATTTTGTTGTGGGTCACCTTGAGAACTGATTGGAGCAAAGAG GTAGAAGAAGCACAGAAGAGGTTGAACAAATGGGAGGATAAGAAGACGGAGCCCCTTCTTGCGGGGGTCAGCAATGGCAATTAA
- the LOC117835938 gene encoding protein DETOXIFICATION 40: protein MGNAAEAAGDSKPLQSPLLAACSAPPPATTSGGGGGHEVSGQLESILSDGSLPWPRRVLAASAVELRLLARLAAPAVVVYMINYLMSMSTQIFSGHLGTLELAAASLGNNGIQMFAYGLMLGMGSAVETLCGQAYGALKHDMLGIYLQRATILLMATGVPLAVIYAFSRPILILLGESPEIAGAAAVFVYGLIPQIFAYAAIFPIQKFLQAQSIVVPSAYISAATLVVHVVLSYLVIFQLGLGLLGASLMLSISNWVIAVGQFVYIVTSRRCRLTWTGFSWQAFSGLPEFFKLCFASAVMLCLETWYYQILVLIAGLLKDPDLALASLSVCMTISGWVLMISVGFNAAASVRVSNELGAGNPKSAAFSVLVVTVLSFILSVIISIVILICRDYISYIFTEGEDVSRAVSQLTPLLAFTLILNGIQPVLSGVAVGCGWQAFVAYVNVGCYYIVGIPLGCLLGFYFDLGAAGIWCGMIGGTLMQTLILVWVTFRTNWNKEVEEALKRLNKWEDKSPIL, encoded by the exons ATGGGTAACGCCGCCGAGGCTGCGGGCGACAGCAAGCCGCTGCAGAGCCCGCTGCTGGCCGCctgctctgcgccgccgccggcgaccacatcaggcggcggcggcggccacgaggTGAGCGGGCAGCTGGAGAGCATCCTGAGCGATGGGTCCCTGCCGTGGCCGCGGCGGGtgctggcggcgtcggcggtggagctgcggctgctggcgcggctggcggcgccggcggtggtggtgtaCATGATCAACTACCTCATGTCCATGTCGACGCAGATCTTCTCCGGCCACCTCGGCACgctcgagctcgccgccgcgtcgctggGGAACAACGGCATCCAGATGTTCGCCTACGGGCTCATG CTTGGCATGGGTAGCGCAGTGGAGACGCTGTGTGGCCAGGCGTACGGCGCGCTCAAGCACGACATGCTGGGCATCTACCTGCAGCGCGCCACCATCCTGCTCATGGCCACCGGGGTCCCGCTCGCCGTCATCTACGCCTTCTCCCGCCcgatcctcatcctcctcggcgAGTCACCGGagatcgccggcgccgccgccgtcttcgtcTACGGCCTCATCCCTCAGATCTTCGCGTACGCCGCCATCTTCCCCATCCAGAAGTTCCTGCAGGCGCAGAGCATCGTGGTGCCCAGCGCCTACATCTCCGCCGCGACGCTCGTGGTCCACGTCGTCCTCAGCTACCTCGTCATCTTCCAGCTCGGGCTGGGGCTCCTCGGGGCCTCGCTCATGCTCAGCATCAGCAACTGGGTCATCGCCGTCGGGCAGTTCGTTTACATCGTCACTAGCCGGCGCTGCCGGCTGACGTGGACCGGCTTCTCCTGGCAGGCATTCTCCGGCCTGCCGGAGTTCTTCAAGCTCTGCTTTGCCTCTGCCGTCATGCTCTGCCTCGAGACGTGGTACTACCAGATCCTCGTGCTCATCGCCGGCCTGCTCAAGGATCCCGACCTTGCATTGGCCTCATTATCTGTCTG CATGACAATTTCAGGGTGGGTGCTCATGATCTCAGTTGGATTCAATGCAGCAGCAAG TGTAAGAGTGAGCAACGAGCTTGGCGCCGGCAACCCCAAGTCGGCGGCGTTCTCCGTCTTGGTGGTGACGGTGCTATCGTTCATCCTGTCGGTGATCATCTCGATCGTCATCCTAATCTGCCGGGATTACATCAGCTACATCTTCACCGAGGGCGAGGACGTGTCACGGGCAGTGTCCCAACTGACGCCACTGCTGGCTTTCACTCTCATCCTTAACGGCATCCAGCCCGTCCTGTCGG GGGTAGCTGTTGGGTGTGGATGGCAAGCCTTCGTCGCCTATGTCAATGTCGGCTGCTACTACATCGTGGGCATCCCCCTTGGATGCCTCCTCGGGTTCTACTTTGACCTTGGAGCGGCG GGTATTTGGTGTGGTATGATTGGGGGAACCCTGATGCAGACACTGATCCTGGTATGGGTTACATTCAGGACCAACTGGAACAAAGAG GTGGAAGAAGCCTTGAAAAGATTGAATAAGTGGGAAGATAAGTCCCCTATATTGTGA